In Monomorium pharaonis isolate MP-MQ-018 chromosome 3, ASM1337386v2, whole genome shotgun sequence, a genomic segment contains:
- the LOC105835809 gene encoding uncharacterized protein LOC105835809 isoform X1, translated as MAREELRTKRPFKIWDSWRNVRKGLVVSNFEELIVRGKEKLGVPPNENVSLVLESDGTQVEDGEYFKTLGNNTILLLLRHGERWCPTGVDIIRAAISAIPKIVCETIHALELHDETPSWKIMDNKGRVTVVLHWDQRSSSSSQVQQQQSKAGQDAQTSKYSPTKKADLSGAQRPSLVIQTSLDKLGYDGKTTHLPGEIAPTRYTSPRITVINHDDMQQPMPSHMPGRLVKQGTNSFDSTTIHIHTPECSNHIHQPVARNGSPVNGADGGAVGECDFHCCALHEEGRRIAVHKSVATSPIQDAQHAYHPHHPHPQQQQQTQTQTPSPQPPSSLSDGTKRPGLSKGHVRFRDTADEESSSRLAGAVGFHLHHNHHHHQEHDSSESETENTIMEDEIVTSEKFLLLIDQLTVDQKHHLSIKDIGIILERLSSKILDVERLDRESESEECYNWTIKAIIRGDVLRELGVIYNGNYYAISEHPGYKEESEENNEDNEEEEEDRL; from the exons ATGGCAAGAGAG GAGTTACGGACCAAGAGACCTTTTAAGATATGGGACAGCTGGCGTAACGTAAGAAAAGGACTGGTCGTTAGCAATTTCGAAGAGTTGATTGTGCGAG GTAAGGAAAAGCTGGGCGTGCCACcaaatgaaaatgtttcacTAGTTTTGGAATCGGACGGCACACAAGTCGAGGACGGCGAGTACTTCAAGACACTAGGAAACAACACGATCCTGCTCTTGTTGCGGCATGGTGAACGCTGGTGTCCTACTGGCGTCGACATCATACGCGCTG cAATTTCGGCGATCCCGAAAATAGTCTGCGAGACGATTCACGCGCTGGAGTTGCACGATGAGACGCCATCGTGGAAAATCATGGACAATAAAGGCCGAGTCACAGTGGTACTTCACTGGGACCAgcgctcgtcgtcgtcgtcgcagGTACAACAGCAACAGTCGAAGGCAGGCCAGGACGCTCAAACCTCCAAATATTCGCCGACTAAGAAAGCCGACTTGAGTGGCGCCCAGCGACCGTCTCTGGTGATCCAAACCAGCTTGGACAAGCTCGGCTATGATGGCAAGACGACGCACTTGCCTGGCGAGATTGCCCCAACGCGGTATACCAGCCCGCGAATTACTGTGATAAATCATGATGATATG cagCAGCCGATGCCATCGCACATGCCGGGCCGTCTGGTGAAGCAAGGCACGAATTCGTTCGACAGTACGACGATCCACATTCATACACCCGAGTGCTCCAATCACATTCATCAACCAGTCGCGCGGAACGGTAGTCCGGTGAATGGCGCCGACGGTGGTGCCGTCGGTGAATGTGACTTCCATTGCTGCGCTCTACACGAGGAGGGTCGCAGGATCGCTGTGCATAAATCTGTGGCAACGTCACCAATTCAAGACGCGCAGCATGCGTATCATCCGCATCATCCGCATCcacagcaacaacaacaaacGCAGACGCAGACACCATCGCCACAGCCGCCATCCTCTCTATCAGACGGCACCAAACGACCTGGTCTTAGCAAAGGTCATGTTCGCTTTCGTGATACTGCCGACGAGGAGTCAAGCTCACGTCTGGCAGGTGCCGTTGGCTTCCACTTACATCAcaatcatcatcatcatcaggAGCATGATAGCTCCGAATCTGAAACGGAAAACACAATAATGGAGGATGAAATCGTGACTTCGGAGAAATTTTTGTTGCTGATTGATCAGCTAACGGTCGATCAAAAGCATCATCTTAGCATCAAGGACATTGGCATCATATTAGAGCGACTTAGCTCCAAAATCCTCGACGTCGAGCGGCTGGAtcgcgagagcgagagcgaggaGTGCTATAATTGGACGATCAAGGCGATCATACGGGGTGATGTCTTGCGGGAGCTCGGAGTGATCTACAACGGGAATTATTATGCGATCTCAGAGCATCCCGGTTACAAGGAGGAGTCCGAAGAGAATAACGAGGATAacgaagaggaagaagaggataGACTTTAA
- the LOC105835809 gene encoding uncharacterized protein LOC105835809 isoform X2 produces the protein MAREELRTKRPFKIWDSWRNVRKGLVVSNFEELIVRGKEKLGVPPNENVSLVLESDGTQVEDGEYFKTLGNNTILLLLRHGERWCPTGVDIIRAAISAIPKIVCETIHALELHDETPSWKIMDNKGRVTVVLHWDQRSSSSSQVQQQQSKAGQDAQTSKYSPTKKADLSGAQRPSLVIQTSLDKLGYDGKTTHLPGEIAPTRYTSPRITVINHDDMQPMPSHMPGRLVKQGTNSFDSTTIHIHTPECSNHIHQPVARNGSPVNGADGGAVGECDFHCCALHEEGRRIAVHKSVATSPIQDAQHAYHPHHPHPQQQQQTQTQTPSPQPPSSLSDGTKRPGLSKGHVRFRDTADEESSSRLAGAVGFHLHHNHHHHQEHDSSESETENTIMEDEIVTSEKFLLLIDQLTVDQKHHLSIKDIGIILERLSSKILDVERLDRESESEECYNWTIKAIIRGDVLRELGVIYNGNYYAISEHPGYKEESEENNEDNEEEEEDRL, from the exons ATGGCAAGAGAG GAGTTACGGACCAAGAGACCTTTTAAGATATGGGACAGCTGGCGTAACGTAAGAAAAGGACTGGTCGTTAGCAATTTCGAAGAGTTGATTGTGCGAG GTAAGGAAAAGCTGGGCGTGCCACcaaatgaaaatgtttcacTAGTTTTGGAATCGGACGGCACACAAGTCGAGGACGGCGAGTACTTCAAGACACTAGGAAACAACACGATCCTGCTCTTGTTGCGGCATGGTGAACGCTGGTGTCCTACTGGCGTCGACATCATACGCGCTG cAATTTCGGCGATCCCGAAAATAGTCTGCGAGACGATTCACGCGCTGGAGTTGCACGATGAGACGCCATCGTGGAAAATCATGGACAATAAAGGCCGAGTCACAGTGGTACTTCACTGGGACCAgcgctcgtcgtcgtcgtcgcagGTACAACAGCAACAGTCGAAGGCAGGCCAGGACGCTCAAACCTCCAAATATTCGCCGACTAAGAAAGCCGACTTGAGTGGCGCCCAGCGACCGTCTCTGGTGATCCAAACCAGCTTGGACAAGCTCGGCTATGATGGCAAGACGACGCACTTGCCTGGCGAGATTGCCCCAACGCGGTATACCAGCCCGCGAATTACTGTGATAAATCATGATGATATG CAGCCGATGCCATCGCACATGCCGGGCCGTCTGGTGAAGCAAGGCACGAATTCGTTCGACAGTACGACGATCCACATTCATACACCCGAGTGCTCCAATCACATTCATCAACCAGTCGCGCGGAACGGTAGTCCGGTGAATGGCGCCGACGGTGGTGCCGTCGGTGAATGTGACTTCCATTGCTGCGCTCTACACGAGGAGGGTCGCAGGATCGCTGTGCATAAATCTGTGGCAACGTCACCAATTCAAGACGCGCAGCATGCGTATCATCCGCATCATCCGCATCcacagcaacaacaacaaacGCAGACGCAGACACCATCGCCACAGCCGCCATCCTCTCTATCAGACGGCACCAAACGACCTGGTCTTAGCAAAGGTCATGTTCGCTTTCGTGATACTGCCGACGAGGAGTCAAGCTCACGTCTGGCAGGTGCCGTTGGCTTCCACTTACATCAcaatcatcatcatcatcaggAGCATGATAGCTCCGAATCTGAAACGGAAAACACAATAATGGAGGATGAAATCGTGACTTCGGAGAAATTTTTGTTGCTGATTGATCAGCTAACGGTCGATCAAAAGCATCATCTTAGCATCAAGGACATTGGCATCATATTAGAGCGACTTAGCTCCAAAATCCTCGACGTCGAGCGGCTGGAtcgcgagagcgagagcgaggaGTGCTATAATTGGACGATCAAGGCGATCATACGGGGTGATGTCTTGCGGGAGCTCGGAGTGATCTACAACGGGAATTATTATGCGATCTCAGAGCATCCCGGTTACAAGGAGGAGTCCGAAGAGAATAACGAGGATAacgaagaggaagaagaggataGACTTTAA
- the LOC105835809 gene encoding uncharacterized protein LOC105835809 isoform X3, which produces MEIDNLIEETNLEATDKIETDQTELHVDQTESLHTHKPLNDQPTISAIPKIVCETIHALELHDETPSWKIMDNKGRVTVVLHWDQRSSSSSQVQQQQSKAGQDAQTSKYSPTKKADLSGAQRPSLVIQTSLDKLGYDGKTTHLPGEIAPTRYTSPRITVINHDDMQQPMPSHMPGRLVKQGTNSFDSTTIHIHTPECSNHIHQPVARNGSPVNGADGGAVGECDFHCCALHEEGRRIAVHKSVATSPIQDAQHAYHPHHPHPQQQQQTQTQTPSPQPPSSLSDGTKRPGLSKGHVRFRDTADEESSSRLAGAVGFHLHHNHHHHQEHDSSESETENTIMEDEIVTSEKFLLLIDQLTVDQKHHLSIKDIGIILERLSSKILDVERLDRESESEECYNWTIKAIIRGDVLRELGVIYNGNYYAISEHPGYKEESEENNEDNEEEEEDRL; this is translated from the exons ATGGAAATCGACAACTTGATTGAGGAAACTAATCTCGAAGCAACtgataaaattgaaactgATCAAACTGAATTACATGTGGATCAAACTGAAtccttacacacacacaagccTTTAAACGATCAACCAA cAATTTCGGCGATCCCGAAAATAGTCTGCGAGACGATTCACGCGCTGGAGTTGCACGATGAGACGCCATCGTGGAAAATCATGGACAATAAAGGCCGAGTCACAGTGGTACTTCACTGGGACCAgcgctcgtcgtcgtcgtcgcagGTACAACAGCAACAGTCGAAGGCAGGCCAGGACGCTCAAACCTCCAAATATTCGCCGACTAAGAAAGCCGACTTGAGTGGCGCCCAGCGACCGTCTCTGGTGATCCAAACCAGCTTGGACAAGCTCGGCTATGATGGCAAGACGACGCACTTGCCTGGCGAGATTGCCCCAACGCGGTATACCAGCCCGCGAATTACTGTGATAAATCATGATGATATG cagCAGCCGATGCCATCGCACATGCCGGGCCGTCTGGTGAAGCAAGGCACGAATTCGTTCGACAGTACGACGATCCACATTCATACACCCGAGTGCTCCAATCACATTCATCAACCAGTCGCGCGGAACGGTAGTCCGGTGAATGGCGCCGACGGTGGTGCCGTCGGTGAATGTGACTTCCATTGCTGCGCTCTACACGAGGAGGGTCGCAGGATCGCTGTGCATAAATCTGTGGCAACGTCACCAATTCAAGACGCGCAGCATGCGTATCATCCGCATCATCCGCATCcacagcaacaacaacaaacGCAGACGCAGACACCATCGCCACAGCCGCCATCCTCTCTATCAGACGGCACCAAACGACCTGGTCTTAGCAAAGGTCATGTTCGCTTTCGTGATACTGCCGACGAGGAGTCAAGCTCACGTCTGGCAGGTGCCGTTGGCTTCCACTTACATCAcaatcatcatcatcatcaggAGCATGATAGCTCCGAATCTGAAACGGAAAACACAATAATGGAGGATGAAATCGTGACTTCGGAGAAATTTTTGTTGCTGATTGATCAGCTAACGGTCGATCAAAAGCATCATCTTAGCATCAAGGACATTGGCATCATATTAGAGCGACTTAGCTCCAAAATCCTCGACGTCGAGCGGCTGGAtcgcgagagcgagagcgaggaGTGCTATAATTGGACGATCAAGGCGATCATACGGGGTGATGTCTTGCGGGAGCTCGGAGTGATCTACAACGGGAATTATTATGCGATCTCAGAGCATCCCGGTTACAAGGAGGAGTCCGAAGAGAATAACGAGGATAacgaagaggaagaagaggataGACTTTAA
- the LOC105835808 gene encoding centrosomal protein of 131 kDa isoform X1, giving the protein MDMEAKNLHEKKCDFNQNLIEPSRSFEQLCNMINKLEKDSNIEIAECNQMDLLAADNLKYDLNLEPAKRKYSGQIEPEKDVATDKCGSIATTYEDIISFLGELENEDPPANDITTNNVTTIISSSQNSSRYDVQNFGCIRDDLETARLQIEERNATIKCLKDQLKSERKAACDKMASQKRHHSVKTKELENKYRTIIKRHQKFIEQLLAEKKDLTQKCDSLARQIKEMEQKIQRDLKVITERHAVELQRAKENIAASEKIRRERWLEMKTSKIKEMTVKGLEPELHNMMEQHQQEIQELRRAHIKELQDMELRTMRRSNQQLEQLRIELTDSHEKMLTTEKNILATRYKENLEEQEEHFQTQQKKFAEHFEKEKSMLIAEQNKRDRETSVKIQQMELHFQKELEKLKEQHEIAKKNFEESLRKEWLAWADNYKKEQSITFTRSETAIRNKCQKERDKQIEIAIVRLEKESREIEAKLQKSFDNKLELMKEDYDAKLQAAIKSESIYKKKLPLLEEKLKCTEIQFEKTENKLKECILNLNNMNETIVKLTIQRDNAKELARQEIETEKKELEDKIASLYQEITQNNINRDQLMAQLHSRIKLVVTQKVIIIKNLNKKLDDVNARCEHLEKLLDQQRKEYILKTL; this is encoded by the exons ATGGATATGGAAGCAAAGAATTTACATGAGAAAAAGTGCGATTTTAATCAGAATTTGATCGAACCATCTCGCTCGTTTGAACAGTTGTgcaatatgataaataaattggaaaaagATAGCAATATTGAAATCGCGGAGTGCAATCAAATGGATTTATTAGCCGCtgacaatttaaaatacgATCTTAATCTAGAACCAGCAAAGCGCAAATATTCGGGACAA ATTGAACCGGAGAAAGATGTTGCGACAGACAAATGTGGATCAATTGCAACAACTTATGAAGACATAATATCCTTTTTAGGAGAGCTAGAAAACG aaGATCCACCAGCAAATGACATTACCACCAATAATGTGACAACTATTATTTCGTCCAGCCAAAATTCTAGTAG atacGATGTCCAGAATTTTGGCTGTATTCGGGATGATTTAGAAACCGCGAGATTACAAATCGAAGAAAGAAATGCGacgataaaatgtttaaaagatCAGCTAAAATCCGAGCGCAAGGCGGCGTGCGACAAAATGGCGTCACAGAAACGTCATCACTCTGTCAAGACAAAGGAGTTGGAAAACAAGTACAGGACAATCATAAAACGCCATCAGAAATTTATCGAACAGCTGCTCGCCGAGAAAAAGGATCTCACGCAAAAATGCGACTCTCTGGCGCGGCAAATTAAAGAGATGGAACAAAAAATCCAACGTGATCTGAAAGTAATTACCGAAAGACATGCCGTCGAGCTGCAGCGCGCGAAGGAAAACATAGCAGCATCCGAGAAGATCCGACGCGAACGATGGTTGGAGATGAAAACATCAAAAATCAAG GAAATGACAGTGAAAGGTTTGGAACCAGAGTTGCACAACATGATGGAGCAACATCAGCAGGAGATACAAGAGTTAAGACGTGCGCATATAAAAGAGTTACAGGATATGGAATTGCGCACGATGCGTAGGTCGAATCAACAGTTAGAGCAATTGCGAATCGAATTGACAGACAGTCACGAGAAAATGTTGACCACGGAGAAGAATATATTGGCGACAAG GTACAAAGAAAATCTGGAAGAGCAGGAGGAGCATTTTCAAACGCAACAGAAGAAATTTGCAGAGCATTTCGAAAAAGAGAAGTCAATGCTCATTGCAGAACAAAATAAACGCGATCGAGAAACAAGTGTGAAGATACAGCAAATGGAATTGCATTTTCAG aaagaattagaaaaattgaaagaacaaCACGAAATTgctaaaaagaattttgaggAATCCTTGAGAAAAGAATGGCTCGCATGGGcggataattataaaaaagaacaaagcaTAACTTTTACAAGATCGGAGACTGCAATTCGTAACAAGTGtcaaaaagagagagacaagCAGATAGAAATCGCTATAGTTAGATTGGAAAAAGAATCTCGTGAAATAGAGGCCAAATTgcaaaaaagttttgataacAAATTGGA ATTAATGAAAGAAGATTACGATGCAAAATTGCAAGCTGCAATTAAAAGCGAGagcatttataaaaagaaattaccaTTACTGGAAGAAAAACTCAAATGTACAGAGATCCAATTtgaaaaaacagaaaataaattaaaagaatgcatattaaatcttaataatatgaatgag ACAATCGTAAAGTTGACTATACAGAGAGACAATGCAAAGGAGTTAGCGAGGCAGGAAATTGAGACTGAGAAAAAGGAGTTAGAGGACAAAATCGCATCACTTTATCAAGAAATAACACAAAATAACATTAACAGAGATCAACTTATGGCACAATTGCACAGcag aataaaacttGTAGTCActcaaaaagttataattataaaaaatcttaataaaaaacttgatGACGTTAATGCAAGATGCGAACACTTGGAAAAATTGCTAGATCAACAAAGAaaggaatatattttaaaaactttgtaa
- the LOC105835808 gene encoding centrosomal protein of 131 kDa isoform X2: MDMEAKNLHEKKCDFNQNLIEPSRSFEQLCNMINKLEKDSNIEIAECNQMDLLAADNLKYDLNLEPAKRKYSGQIEPEKDVATDKCGSIATTYEDIISFLGELENDPPANDITTNNVTTIISSSQNSSRYDVQNFGCIRDDLETARLQIEERNATIKCLKDQLKSERKAACDKMASQKRHHSVKTKELENKYRTIIKRHQKFIEQLLAEKKDLTQKCDSLARQIKEMEQKIQRDLKVITERHAVELQRAKENIAASEKIRRERWLEMKTSKIKEMTVKGLEPELHNMMEQHQQEIQELRRAHIKELQDMELRTMRRSNQQLEQLRIELTDSHEKMLTTEKNILATRYKENLEEQEEHFQTQQKKFAEHFEKEKSMLIAEQNKRDRETSVKIQQMELHFQKELEKLKEQHEIAKKNFEESLRKEWLAWADNYKKEQSITFTRSETAIRNKCQKERDKQIEIAIVRLEKESREIEAKLQKSFDNKLELMKEDYDAKLQAAIKSESIYKKKLPLLEEKLKCTEIQFEKTENKLKECILNLNNMNETIVKLTIQRDNAKELARQEIETEKKELEDKIASLYQEITQNNINRDQLMAQLHSRIKLVVTQKVIIIKNLNKKLDDVNARCEHLEKLLDQQRKEYILKTL, translated from the exons ATGGATATGGAAGCAAAGAATTTACATGAGAAAAAGTGCGATTTTAATCAGAATTTGATCGAACCATCTCGCTCGTTTGAACAGTTGTgcaatatgataaataaattggaaaaagATAGCAATATTGAAATCGCGGAGTGCAATCAAATGGATTTATTAGCCGCtgacaatttaaaatacgATCTTAATCTAGAACCAGCAAAGCGCAAATATTCGGGACAA ATTGAACCGGAGAAAGATGTTGCGACAGACAAATGTGGATCAATTGCAACAACTTATGAAGACATAATATCCTTTTTAGGAGAGCTAGAAAACG ATCCACCAGCAAATGACATTACCACCAATAATGTGACAACTATTATTTCGTCCAGCCAAAATTCTAGTAG atacGATGTCCAGAATTTTGGCTGTATTCGGGATGATTTAGAAACCGCGAGATTACAAATCGAAGAAAGAAATGCGacgataaaatgtttaaaagatCAGCTAAAATCCGAGCGCAAGGCGGCGTGCGACAAAATGGCGTCACAGAAACGTCATCACTCTGTCAAGACAAAGGAGTTGGAAAACAAGTACAGGACAATCATAAAACGCCATCAGAAATTTATCGAACAGCTGCTCGCCGAGAAAAAGGATCTCACGCAAAAATGCGACTCTCTGGCGCGGCAAATTAAAGAGATGGAACAAAAAATCCAACGTGATCTGAAAGTAATTACCGAAAGACATGCCGTCGAGCTGCAGCGCGCGAAGGAAAACATAGCAGCATCCGAGAAGATCCGACGCGAACGATGGTTGGAGATGAAAACATCAAAAATCAAG GAAATGACAGTGAAAGGTTTGGAACCAGAGTTGCACAACATGATGGAGCAACATCAGCAGGAGATACAAGAGTTAAGACGTGCGCATATAAAAGAGTTACAGGATATGGAATTGCGCACGATGCGTAGGTCGAATCAACAGTTAGAGCAATTGCGAATCGAATTGACAGACAGTCACGAGAAAATGTTGACCACGGAGAAGAATATATTGGCGACAAG GTACAAAGAAAATCTGGAAGAGCAGGAGGAGCATTTTCAAACGCAACAGAAGAAATTTGCAGAGCATTTCGAAAAAGAGAAGTCAATGCTCATTGCAGAACAAAATAAACGCGATCGAGAAACAAGTGTGAAGATACAGCAAATGGAATTGCATTTTCAG aaagaattagaaaaattgaaagaacaaCACGAAATTgctaaaaagaattttgaggAATCCTTGAGAAAAGAATGGCTCGCATGGGcggataattataaaaaagaacaaagcaTAACTTTTACAAGATCGGAGACTGCAATTCGTAACAAGTGtcaaaaagagagagacaagCAGATAGAAATCGCTATAGTTAGATTGGAAAAAGAATCTCGTGAAATAGAGGCCAAATTgcaaaaaagttttgataacAAATTGGA ATTAATGAAAGAAGATTACGATGCAAAATTGCAAGCTGCAATTAAAAGCGAGagcatttataaaaagaaattaccaTTACTGGAAGAAAAACTCAAATGTACAGAGATCCAATTtgaaaaaacagaaaataaattaaaagaatgcatattaaatcttaataatatgaatgag ACAATCGTAAAGTTGACTATACAGAGAGACAATGCAAAGGAGTTAGCGAGGCAGGAAATTGAGACTGAGAAAAAGGAGTTAGAGGACAAAATCGCATCACTTTATCAAGAAATAACACAAAATAACATTAACAGAGATCAACTTATGGCACAATTGCACAGcag aataaaacttGTAGTCActcaaaaagttataattataaaaaatcttaataaaaaacttgatGACGTTAATGCAAGATGCGAACACTTGGAAAAATTGCTAGATCAACAAAGAaaggaatatattttaaaaactttgtaa